The DNA window AGGGTCTGCTGGGCGGCACCATCGACATGGCATGGCTGGGCGCCTCGGGTTACGCCAAGACCTATCTGTCGGACCCCGAGGCAGTTGAGCCGATCCTGGTCAAGGTCAACACCGACGGCGGTTACGGCTACTACTCGATCGGTTTTGCCCGCAAGGACAGCGGCATCACGTCGATCGAAGACCTGAAAGACAAGACCTTTGGTTTTGGCGACCCGAACTCGACCTCTGGCTTCCTGATCCCCTCGATCGAGATCCCCGAAGTGACCGGCGCGACCATGACCTCGGGCGACTATTTTGGTGAGGTCAAGTTCACCGGAGGCCATGAGCAGACCATCGTTGCCGTGAACAACGGTGACGTGGACGGCGGTGTGACCTGGGCCGACGGTCTGGGTGACTGGGAAGACGGTTACCAGTCGGGCGCCCTGCGCCGCGCGGTTGATGCAGGCCTTGTTGACATGAACGACCTGGTGCAGATCTGGCAGTCCAAGCCGATCCCCGAAGGTCCGATCGTTCTGCGCAAAGCTCTGCCCGCAGACGTCAAAGTCAAGTTCACCGCTCTGATGGCCTCGCTGCCCGCAATGGACCCCGATTGCGCCTACGGCGTTCTGTCGGGTGAAGCCAAGGGTGTTCAGCCCATCGGTCATGACGCCTACGAAGTCATCATCGAAGCGCGCAAACTGAAGTCCAACTGATTTCAGCACAAAATGCGCGGGGCTCGGCATCAACGCCGGGCCCCGTTTTTGACGGGAGCATTCCAATGACAGACCTGAGTGCAGGGTCCCCTTCGGTCGCAGAAATTCGCGACGATTACTCCGCGCTGGTGCAGCGCAAACGGGTCTACGGTGGTATTCTCCTGATCCTGTTCATCAGCTTGATGGCGGCTGGGTTCCGTACGGCGGACGCCCGCAACGCAGGCTCGTTTGTAGACGGCTGGCGTCGCATCCTAGATTACCCGACCGAGGTGTTGAGCGAGGCCTGGGAAAAGGTCGCACTGCTGCCCGGTCACCTGGCTCATTTCATGCCGGCCCTGATCGAAACGCTGAACATCGCGGCGGCCTCGACCCTGATCGGGGCGGTGCTGGGGACGTTCCTGTCGTTGCTGGCCACGCGCGGCATGGCGCCTTGGCCTGCACTGATCCCGATCTTTCGCCGGATCAGCGACATCTGCCGGGCCATCCCCGAAATCGTGATCGCGCTTGTGTTGATCTTTGTTTTGGGCGGCGGACCTGTGCCCGCGATGATCGCCATTGCCATTCATACGGCCGGTGCTTTGGGCAAGCTGTTCTCGGAAGTGAACGAAAACGCCTCGCTCAAGCCTGTCGAGGGGCTGCAGTCGGTCGGCGCGTCCTGGGCGCAGCGGATGTATCTGGGCGTGATCCCGCAGGTTGGCCCGAACTATGTCAGCTATGCTTTGCTGCGGTTCGAGATCAACATCCGCGCCTCGGCCATCCTGGGTTTTGTTGGTGCCGGTGGCATCGGGTACGAACTGCGCAACTCGATGTCCTGGGGGCAGGGGCGCTATGATGAGGCCGCCGCGATCTTTGTCCTGCTGTTTGTCACAATCGTTCTGGTCGACCAACTCTCTGGCGTCCTGCGCAATCGCCTGACCCACGGAGCTGCATCATGAGCACATTTGCCACCAATCTGCCCATTGAGGCGCTCAAGGCTGAGGCCGACAAGATCTTTGTCCGCAAGCGCATCATGAACTTTGGTCTGCCGATTTTGGTGCTGCTGTATATGGTCTATGTGTTCTTCGCTTTCGACGTGCCGAGCCTTTATGAGAAAGCCAGTTGGAAGAACGGCAAGACGCTGGTTTCGGACAGCTACAGCTACAAGACCCACGTGACCCGCGACAACCGCAATGGTGAGGTTTCCGTCGCCATCGAAGGCGAGCGCAAGGGCGAATACCCCGAAGGATTGTCGCCTGAGTGGGTCGAGATGGGCGAGACCACGATTATCGACCTGGAAGATGGTTACATCGTGACCTTTGGTCCGGACGTGATCGAATTTGACATCCCCGACTATGGTGTGATCCGCGCAACCCCGGACCGCCGCAAAGGCGTTCAGGCTGAATTGCCCGCAGGGGACGTGCCCGATTGGATCAACCTGTCCAAGAACCGTCTTGCGGTGACCACGGATGCCGGCCGCCTGACTGTGACCCGAAACCGTGCCGAAGTGTTCCGCTATTTTACTGGCTGGGAGCTGTTCTGGTTCACACTCGACAGCCCTTACTATGGCAAGGGGCCGGGTGAATTGATGGGGCTGGCCTTTGCGGGCGAGGCGGGTGCGATCTGGAACGATTTCTGGACCAACAAGATGTGGCGACATCAAGACGTGGCCTGGGCGATCTTTGAAACGATCCTGATGGCATTCTTGGGCACGCTGGGGGCTGGTATCGTGGCATTGCCGCTCGCCTTTATGGCTGCGCGCAATTTCAACCCGCTGGGGCCGCTGCGCTTTGGCGTGCGTCGGGTGTTCGACTTTGTCCGCGGCGTGGACGCGCTGATCTGGACCGTGGTTCTGAGCCGCGCCTTTGGACCCGGCCCGATGACGGGTGCTCTGGCAATCCTGGTGACGGACACGGGCACCTTTGGCAAGATCTTCTCCGAGGCGCTGGAAAACGTCGACAAGAAACAGATCGAGGGCGTGCAGTCCACTGGCGCCAACGCACCGCAGCGCTATCGGTTCGGGGTGATCCCGCAGATTACACCGGTGCTGATCAGCCAATTGCTGTATTTCCTGGAATCCAACACCCGCAGCGCGACCATCATTGGCGCGATCACCGGGGGCGGTATCGGTCTGTTGCTGACGCAGGCGATCATCACCCAGAAGGACTGGGAAGAGGTTGCATACTACATCGTGCTGATCATCCTGATGGTGATGTTCATGGATTGGTTCTCGGGCTGGCTGCGCCGCAAGTTGATTTCGGGTGATTCCAAGAGACCGCGCAAGCGCAAGGCAGATCCCAAAGCTAAGCCTTTTGTGCTGCCCTGATGATATGAAGATGCGCCGCTGACAGGATAGCCCTGCCAGCGGCGTGATGCGTTTGAGAAAGACCCAAAGATGACCGAGCCGCGCCTGAAGGCTGATAGGCCCTTTATCCACACCGACTGCCAAATTCACGAGAGCCGGTTCGGCGCCTACGTCGAGATCGGCGCAGGCACGCGGCTGAACAACACGGTCTGGG is part of the Falsiruegeria litorea R37 genome and encodes:
- the phnD gene encoding phosphonate ABC transporter substrate-binding protein; the protein is MKKLIAALVATTALAAPALAEDNTISEFRIGLLGGENAQDRLNNNECLRAKTEELLGVPTKLFAPADYNGVIQGLLGGTIDMAWLGASGYAKTYLSDPEAVEPILVKVNTDGGYGYYSIGFARKDSGITSIEDLKDKTFGFGDPNSTSGFLIPSIEIPEVTGATMTSGDYFGEVKFTGGHEQTIVAVNNGDVDGGVTWADGLGDWEDGYQSGALRRAVDAGLVDMNDLVQIWQSKPIPEGPIVLRKALPADVKVKFTALMASLPAMDPDCAYGVLSGEAKGVQPIGHDAYEVIIEARKLKSN
- the phnE gene encoding phosphonate ABC transporter, permease protein PhnE; the protein is MTDLSAGSPSVAEIRDDYSALVQRKRVYGGILLILFISLMAAGFRTADARNAGSFVDGWRRILDYPTEVLSEAWEKVALLPGHLAHFMPALIETLNIAAASTLIGAVLGTFLSLLATRGMAPWPALIPIFRRISDICRAIPEIVIALVLIFVLGGGPVPAMIAIAIHTAGALGKLFSEVNENASLKPVEGLQSVGASWAQRMYLGVIPQVGPNYVSYALLRFEINIRASAILGFVGAGGIGYELRNSMSWGQGRYDEAAAIFVLLFVTIVLVDQLSGVLRNRLTHGAAS
- the phnE gene encoding phosphonate ABC transporter, permease protein PhnE, which codes for MSTFATNLPIEALKAEADKIFVRKRIMNFGLPILVLLYMVYVFFAFDVPSLYEKASWKNGKTLVSDSYSYKTHVTRDNRNGEVSVAIEGERKGEYPEGLSPEWVEMGETTIIDLEDGYIVTFGPDVIEFDIPDYGVIRATPDRRKGVQAELPAGDVPDWINLSKNRLAVTTDAGRLTVTRNRAEVFRYFTGWELFWFTLDSPYYGKGPGELMGLAFAGEAGAIWNDFWTNKMWRHQDVAWAIFETILMAFLGTLGAGIVALPLAFMAARNFNPLGPLRFGVRRVFDFVRGVDALIWTVVLSRAFGPGPMTGALAILVTDTGTFGKIFSEALENVDKKQIEGVQSTGANAPQRYRFGVIPQITPVLISQLLYFLESNTRSATIIGAITGGGIGLLLTQAIITQKDWEEVAYYIVLIILMVMFMDWFSGWLRRKLISGDSKRPRKRKADPKAKPFVLP